A region of Mustela lutreola isolate mMusLut2 chromosome 17, mMusLut2.pri, whole genome shotgun sequence DNA encodes the following proteins:
- the ZNF213 gene encoding zinc finger protein 213 isoform X4 — MAAPPEPQDEAPGEGEGLLIVKVEDSSWEQDSAQQEDSRDSEACRQRFRHFCYRDVGGPHEAFSQLWELCCRWLRPELRTKEQILELLVLEQFLSVLPGGVQGWVRDRCPGSGEEAVALVEVLQKQPVKAWPQEVPSEEVEPEATVQGPQARGLRMKVGARSWPPAPWEQHSCGAQLPALKEGRTRETADTCFASEAHGPVTFGDIPFYFSREEWGSLDPAQRELFWDIKRENSRNVALGLGLRSHREQPGLEESVMAPGGQAGDGGRGTGHGDVTASWSPKEAEAWEGEARPGAPLGRAVGARRGRPPARRRQLRDLAAEKPHSCGQCGKRFRWGSDLARHQRTHTGEKPHKCQACEKSFRSSSDLLRHQGVHTGQKPFSCSQCGKSFSRSAYLADHQRIHTGEKPFGCSECGKSFSLRSYLLDHRRVHTGERPFGCGECDKSFKQRAHLIAHQSLHAKMAQPVG, encoded by the exons ATGGCAGCACCCCCAGAGCCTCAGGATGAGGcccctggggagggagaggggctgctGATTGTCAAGGTGGAAGATTCCTCCTGGGAGCAGGACTCTGCCCAGCAAGAAGATAGCAGGGATTCTGAGGCCTGTCGCCAGCGCTTTCGGCACTTTTGCTATAGGGATGTGGGCGGGCCCCATGAGGCCTTCAGCCAGCTCTGGGAGCTCTGCTGCCGCTGGCTGCGGCCAGAGCTGCGCACCAAGGAGCAGATCTTGGAGCTGCTGGTACTGGAGCAGTTCCTGAGCGTGCTGCCTGGAGGCGTCCAGGGCTGGGTCCGAGATCGGTGTCCAGGGAGTGGAGAGGAGGCCGTTGCCTTGGTGGAGGTCCTGCAGAAGCAGCCAGTGAAAGCATGGCCGCAG GAAGTGCCCTCAGAGGAGGTGGAACCCGAGGCTACAGTCCAGGGACCCCAGGCCAGGGGGCTTCGCATGAAGGTGGGGGCGCGAAGCTGGCCTCCTGCACCTTGGGAGCAGCACAGCTGTGGTG CCCAGCTTCCCGCTCTTAAAGAAGGGAGAACCAGAGAGACAGCCGACACCTGCTTTGCCTCTGAGGCCCAC GGACCTGTGACATTTGGAGACATTCCCTTCTATTTCTCCCGGGAAGAATGGGGCTCTCTGGACCCTGCTCAGAGGGAACTCTTTTGGGACATAAAGCGAGAGAACTCCCGGAATGTTGCTCTGG GTTTGGGGCTCCGGAGCCACAGGGAGCAACCCGGGCTGGAGGAGTCAGTGATGGCACCGGGGGGCCAGGCCGGAGACGGTGGCCGTGGCACCGGCCATGGCGACGTGACTGCGTCCTGGAGCCCCAAGGAAGCCGAGGCTTGGGAGGGCGAGGCCCGGCCGGGGGCGCCCCTGGGCCGCGCGGTGGGGGCGCGCAGAGGGCGGCCGCCCGCGCGGCGGCGGCAGCTGCGGGACCTGGCGGCCGAGAAGCCGCACAGCTGCGGCCAATGCGGCAAGCGCTTCCGCTGGGGCTCGGACCTGGCGCGCCACCAGCGCACACACACCGGCGAGAAGCCGCACAAATGCCAGGCGTGCGAGAAGAGCTTCCGCAGCTCGTCGGACCTGCTGCGCCACCAGGGCGTGCACACGGGCCAGAAGCCCTTCTCCTGCTCCCAGTGCGGCAAGAGCTTCAGCCGCAGCGCCTACCTGGCCGACCACCAGCGCATCCACACGGGGGAGAAGCCCTTCGGCTGCAGCGAGTGCGGCAAGAGCTTCTCACTGCGCTCCTACCTGCTGGACCACCGGCGCGTGCACACCGGTGAGCGGCCCTTCGGCTGCGGCGAGTGCGACAAGAGCTTCAAGCAGCGCGCCCACCTCATCGCCCACCAGAGCCTGCACGCCAAGATGGCCCAGCCTGTGGGTTGA
- the ZNF213 gene encoding zinc finger protein 213 isoform X1, translating into MAAPPEPQDEAPGEGEGLLIVKVEDSSWEQDSAQQEDSRDSEACRQRFRHFCYRDVGGPHEAFSQLWELCCRWLRPELRTKEQILELLVLEQFLSVLPGGVQGWVRDRCPGSGEEAVALVEVLQKQPVKAWPQEVPSEEVEPEATVQGPQARGLRMKVGARSWPPAPWEQHSCGGYFCSRKPRDACACTHVRSHSWPGLASVSLCSSSAQLPALKEGRTRETADTCFASEAHGPVTFGDIPFYFSREEWGSLDPAQRELFWDIKRENSRNVALALVPEPSGTEEAAPSRLAGLGLRSHREQPGLEESVMAPGGQAGDGGRGTGHGDVTASWSPKEAEAWEGEARPGAPLGRAVGARRGRPPARRRQLRDLAAEKPHSCGQCGKRFRWGSDLARHQRTHTGEKPHKCQACEKSFRSSSDLLRHQGVHTGQKPFSCSQCGKSFSRSAYLADHQRIHTGEKPFGCSECGKSFSLRSYLLDHRRVHTGERPFGCGECDKSFKQRAHLIAHQSLHAKMAQPVG; encoded by the exons ATGGCAGCACCCCCAGAGCCTCAGGATGAGGcccctggggagggagaggggctgctGATTGTCAAGGTGGAAGATTCCTCCTGGGAGCAGGACTCTGCCCAGCAAGAAGATAGCAGGGATTCTGAGGCCTGTCGCCAGCGCTTTCGGCACTTTTGCTATAGGGATGTGGGCGGGCCCCATGAGGCCTTCAGCCAGCTCTGGGAGCTCTGCTGCCGCTGGCTGCGGCCAGAGCTGCGCACCAAGGAGCAGATCTTGGAGCTGCTGGTACTGGAGCAGTTCCTGAGCGTGCTGCCTGGAGGCGTCCAGGGCTGGGTCCGAGATCGGTGTCCAGGGAGTGGAGAGGAGGCCGTTGCCTTGGTGGAGGTCCTGCAGAAGCAGCCAGTGAAAGCATGGCCGCAG GAAGTGCCCTCAGAGGAGGTGGAACCCGAGGCTACAGTCCAGGGACCCCAGGCCAGGGGGCTTCGCATGAAGGTGGGGGCGCGAAGCTGGCCTCCTGCACCTTGGGAGCAGCACAGCTGTGGTG GGTATTTCTGTTCCAGAAAGCCTAGGGATGCgtgtgcatgtacacatgtgAGATCTCACTCCTGGCCGGGGCTGGCGTCTGTGAGCCTCTGTTCTTCTTCAGCCCAGCTTCCCGCTCTTAAAGAAGGGAGAACCAGAGAGACAGCCGACACCTGCTTTGCCTCTGAGGCCCAC GGACCTGTGACATTTGGAGACATTCCCTTCTATTTCTCCCGGGAAGAATGGGGCTCTCTGGACCCTGCTCAGAGGGAACTCTTTTGGGACATAAAGCGAGAGAACTCCCGGAATGTTGCTCTGG CTCTGGTGCCAGAACCCAGTGGAACTGAAGAGGCCGCCCCCTCTCGGCTTGCAGGTTTGGGGCTCCGGAGCCACAGGGAGCAACCCGGGCTGGAGGAGTCAGTGATGGCACCGGGGGGCCAGGCCGGAGACGGTGGCCGTGGCACCGGCCATGGCGACGTGACTGCGTCCTGGAGCCCCAAGGAAGCCGAGGCTTGGGAGGGCGAGGCCCGGCCGGGGGCGCCCCTGGGCCGCGCGGTGGGGGCGCGCAGAGGGCGGCCGCCCGCGCGGCGGCGGCAGCTGCGGGACCTGGCGGCCGAGAAGCCGCACAGCTGCGGCCAATGCGGCAAGCGCTTCCGCTGGGGCTCGGACCTGGCGCGCCACCAGCGCACACACACCGGCGAGAAGCCGCACAAATGCCAGGCGTGCGAGAAGAGCTTCCGCAGCTCGTCGGACCTGCTGCGCCACCAGGGCGTGCACACGGGCCAGAAGCCCTTCTCCTGCTCCCAGTGCGGCAAGAGCTTCAGCCGCAGCGCCTACCTGGCCGACCACCAGCGCATCCACACGGGGGAGAAGCCCTTCGGCTGCAGCGAGTGCGGCAAGAGCTTCTCACTGCGCTCCTACCTGCTGGACCACCGGCGCGTGCACACCGGTGAGCGGCCCTTCGGCTGCGGCGAGTGCGACAAGAGCTTCAAGCAGCGCGCCCACCTCATCGCCCACCAGAGCCTGCACGCCAAGATGGCCCAGCCTGTGGGTTGA
- the ZNF213 gene encoding zinc finger protein 213 isoform X2 — MAAPPEPQDEAPGEGEGLLIVKVEDSSWEQDSAQQEDSRDSEACRQRFRHFCYRDVGGPHEAFSQLWELCCRWLRPELRTKEQILELLVLEQFLSVLPGGVQGWVRDRCPGSGEEAVALVEVLQKQPVKAWPQEVPSEEVEPEATVQGPQARGLRMKVGARSWPPAPWEQHSCGGYFCSRKPRDACACTHVRSHSWPGLASVSLCSSSAQLPALKEGRTRETADTCFASEAHGPVTFGDIPFYFSREEWGSLDPAQRELFWDIKRENSRNVALGLGLRSHREQPGLEESVMAPGGQAGDGGRGTGHGDVTASWSPKEAEAWEGEARPGAPLGRAVGARRGRPPARRRQLRDLAAEKPHSCGQCGKRFRWGSDLARHQRTHTGEKPHKCQACEKSFRSSSDLLRHQGVHTGQKPFSCSQCGKSFSRSAYLADHQRIHTGEKPFGCSECGKSFSLRSYLLDHRRVHTGERPFGCGECDKSFKQRAHLIAHQSLHAKMAQPVG, encoded by the exons ATGGCAGCACCCCCAGAGCCTCAGGATGAGGcccctggggagggagaggggctgctGATTGTCAAGGTGGAAGATTCCTCCTGGGAGCAGGACTCTGCCCAGCAAGAAGATAGCAGGGATTCTGAGGCCTGTCGCCAGCGCTTTCGGCACTTTTGCTATAGGGATGTGGGCGGGCCCCATGAGGCCTTCAGCCAGCTCTGGGAGCTCTGCTGCCGCTGGCTGCGGCCAGAGCTGCGCACCAAGGAGCAGATCTTGGAGCTGCTGGTACTGGAGCAGTTCCTGAGCGTGCTGCCTGGAGGCGTCCAGGGCTGGGTCCGAGATCGGTGTCCAGGGAGTGGAGAGGAGGCCGTTGCCTTGGTGGAGGTCCTGCAGAAGCAGCCAGTGAAAGCATGGCCGCAG GAAGTGCCCTCAGAGGAGGTGGAACCCGAGGCTACAGTCCAGGGACCCCAGGCCAGGGGGCTTCGCATGAAGGTGGGGGCGCGAAGCTGGCCTCCTGCACCTTGGGAGCAGCACAGCTGTGGTG GGTATTTCTGTTCCAGAAAGCCTAGGGATGCgtgtgcatgtacacatgtgAGATCTCACTCCTGGCCGGGGCTGGCGTCTGTGAGCCTCTGTTCTTCTTCAGCCCAGCTTCCCGCTCTTAAAGAAGGGAGAACCAGAGAGACAGCCGACACCTGCTTTGCCTCTGAGGCCCAC GGACCTGTGACATTTGGAGACATTCCCTTCTATTTCTCCCGGGAAGAATGGGGCTCTCTGGACCCTGCTCAGAGGGAACTCTTTTGGGACATAAAGCGAGAGAACTCCCGGAATGTTGCTCTGG GTTTGGGGCTCCGGAGCCACAGGGAGCAACCCGGGCTGGAGGAGTCAGTGATGGCACCGGGGGGCCAGGCCGGAGACGGTGGCCGTGGCACCGGCCATGGCGACGTGACTGCGTCCTGGAGCCCCAAGGAAGCCGAGGCTTGGGAGGGCGAGGCCCGGCCGGGGGCGCCCCTGGGCCGCGCGGTGGGGGCGCGCAGAGGGCGGCCGCCCGCGCGGCGGCGGCAGCTGCGGGACCTGGCGGCCGAGAAGCCGCACAGCTGCGGCCAATGCGGCAAGCGCTTCCGCTGGGGCTCGGACCTGGCGCGCCACCAGCGCACACACACCGGCGAGAAGCCGCACAAATGCCAGGCGTGCGAGAAGAGCTTCCGCAGCTCGTCGGACCTGCTGCGCCACCAGGGCGTGCACACGGGCCAGAAGCCCTTCTCCTGCTCCCAGTGCGGCAAGAGCTTCAGCCGCAGCGCCTACCTGGCCGACCACCAGCGCATCCACACGGGGGAGAAGCCCTTCGGCTGCAGCGAGTGCGGCAAGAGCTTCTCACTGCGCTCCTACCTGCTGGACCACCGGCGCGTGCACACCGGTGAGCGGCCCTTCGGCTGCGGCGAGTGCGACAAGAGCTTCAAGCAGCGCGCCCACCTCATCGCCCACCAGAGCCTGCACGCCAAGATGGCCCAGCCTGTGGGTTGA
- the LOC131819200 gene encoding uncharacterized protein LOC131819200 gives MAFLVAGTLQVASQMADARQSLERKGKYGLQGPRVALILSSPGVLDSTVAVLEGVFRSLGFESCQKREASLQGFLGELAGFWEQLDALGGPVGCALVALVAPRGQLRQPQQLVWELNRCRALWGCPKVFLLLSTTPGAAPEPGAFLTGLSQLCGRFPHWSLLQLLTEVFYRTAKESEASYCPVLRSSLRGALCLGDVEPWEPQPEPSLSTHYELSGTRAALLLSVIRGRPGAQHDVEALGGLCQALNFKTTLRTDPTAQAFQEEMAQFREGLDARRVPVSCALVALMAHGGPQGQLLGADGQEVQPEALVQELSRCRALWGCPKIFLLQACRGGQRDAGVGPTALPWFRRWLQASPTTPSHADILQIYADAQGRSSGGPTPGSSDQADILMVYAAAEGCVAYRDDEKGSDFIQTLVEVLRAYPGGELLELLTEVNRRVCELEVLGPDGQRRRKACLEIRSSLRRRLCLQAGLCPLPFRGC, from the exons atgGCCTTCCTGGTGGCTGGGACCCTGCAGGTGGCCTCCCAGATGGCAGATGCTAGACAGAGTCTGGAAAGAAAG gggaagTATGGCCTGCAGGGTCCCAGGGTGGCTCTGATACTCAGCAGCCCTGGGGTGTTAGACTCCACTGTTGCTGTCCTGGAGGGCGTGTTCCGGAGCCTGGGCTTTGAGAGCTGCCAGAAGAGGGAGGCCTCCCTCCAG GGCTTCCTCGGGGAGCTGGCTGGGTTCTGGGAGCAGCTGGATGCCCTTGGGGGCCCTGTGGGCTGTGCCCTCGTGGCCTTGGTGGCCCCTCGTGGGCAGCTGAGGCAGCCCCAGCAGCTGGTCTGGGAGCTGAACCGCTGCAGGGCCCTGTGGGGCTGCCCCAAAGTTTTCCTGCTGCTCTCGACGACTCCTGGGG ctgcccctgagcCCGGAGCCTTCCTCACTGGCCTGAGCCAGCTCTGTGGCCGATTTCCTCACTGGTCTCTGCTGCAGCTGCTGACGGAG GTCTTCTACAGGACAGCCAAAGAGTCAGAGGCCTCTTACTGCCCAGTCCTCCGGAGCTCCTTGAGGGGCGCACTGTGCCTGGGGGATGTGGAACCCTGGGAGCCCCAG CCAGAACCCAGCCTCAGCACTCACTATGAACTGTCTGGGACCAGAGCCGCCCTCCTGCTGTCCGTGATCCGTGGCCGGCCCGGGGCCCAGCATGATGTGGAGGCACTGGGAGGCCTGTGTCAGGCCCTGAACTTCAAGACCACCCTAAGGACAGACCCTACGGCCCAG GCTTTCCAGGAGGAGATGGCCCAGTTCCGAGAGGGCCTAGATGCCCGCAGGGTCCCGGTGAGCTGTGCCCTTGTGGCCCTCATGGCCCATGGGGGGCCACAGGGCCAGCTGCTGGGGGCTGACGGGCAGGAGGTCCAGCCAGAGGCACTGGTGCAGGAGCTGAGCCGCTGCAGGGCCCTGTGGGGCTGCCCCAAGATCTTCCTGCTTCAGGCTTGCCGTGGAG GGCAGAGGGACGCCGGTGTGGGGCCCACAGCTCTCCCCTGGTTCCGGCGCTGGCTGCAGGCATCACCAACCACCCCCTCACATGCAGACATCCTCCAGATCTATGCTGATGCCCAAG GCAGGTCCTCCGGGGGCCCCACTCCAGGGAGCTCTGACCAAGCAGACATCCTGATGGTCTACGCAGCTGCAGAGG GCTGTGTAGCCTATCGGGATGATGAGAAGGGCTCGGACTTTATCCAGACTCTGGTGGAGGTCCTCAGAGCTTACCCCGGGGGAGAGCTCCTGGAGCTGCTGACTGAG GTCAACCGCCGGGTGTGTGAACTGGAAGTACTGGGTCCGGATGGCCAGAGGCGCCGCAAGGCCTGCCTGGAGATCCGCAGCTCGCTGAGGCGCCGGCTCTGCCTGCAGGCGGGACTGTGCCCGCTGCCGTTCCGGGGTTGCTGA
- the ZNF213 gene encoding zinc finger protein 213 isoform X3 — translation MAAPPEPQDEAPGEGEGLLIVKVEDSSWEQDSAQQEDSRDSEACRQRFRHFCYRDVGGPHEAFSQLWELCCRWLRPELRTKEQILELLVLEQFLSVLPGGVQGWVRDRCPGSGEEAVALVEVLQKQPVKAWPQEVPSEEVEPEATVQGPQARGLRMKVGARSWPPAPWEQHSCGAQLPALKEGRTRETADTCFASEAHGPVTFGDIPFYFSREEWGSLDPAQRELFWDIKRENSRNVALALVPEPSGTEEAAPSRLAGLGLRSHREQPGLEESVMAPGGQAGDGGRGTGHGDVTASWSPKEAEAWEGEARPGAPLGRAVGARRGRPPARRRQLRDLAAEKPHSCGQCGKRFRWGSDLARHQRTHTGEKPHKCQACEKSFRSSSDLLRHQGVHTGQKPFSCSQCGKSFSRSAYLADHQRIHTGEKPFGCSECGKSFSLRSYLLDHRRVHTGERPFGCGECDKSFKQRAHLIAHQSLHAKMAQPVG, via the exons ATGGCAGCACCCCCAGAGCCTCAGGATGAGGcccctggggagggagaggggctgctGATTGTCAAGGTGGAAGATTCCTCCTGGGAGCAGGACTCTGCCCAGCAAGAAGATAGCAGGGATTCTGAGGCCTGTCGCCAGCGCTTTCGGCACTTTTGCTATAGGGATGTGGGCGGGCCCCATGAGGCCTTCAGCCAGCTCTGGGAGCTCTGCTGCCGCTGGCTGCGGCCAGAGCTGCGCACCAAGGAGCAGATCTTGGAGCTGCTGGTACTGGAGCAGTTCCTGAGCGTGCTGCCTGGAGGCGTCCAGGGCTGGGTCCGAGATCGGTGTCCAGGGAGTGGAGAGGAGGCCGTTGCCTTGGTGGAGGTCCTGCAGAAGCAGCCAGTGAAAGCATGGCCGCAG GAAGTGCCCTCAGAGGAGGTGGAACCCGAGGCTACAGTCCAGGGACCCCAGGCCAGGGGGCTTCGCATGAAGGTGGGGGCGCGAAGCTGGCCTCCTGCACCTTGGGAGCAGCACAGCTGTGGTG CCCAGCTTCCCGCTCTTAAAGAAGGGAGAACCAGAGAGACAGCCGACACCTGCTTTGCCTCTGAGGCCCAC GGACCTGTGACATTTGGAGACATTCCCTTCTATTTCTCCCGGGAAGAATGGGGCTCTCTGGACCCTGCTCAGAGGGAACTCTTTTGGGACATAAAGCGAGAGAACTCCCGGAATGTTGCTCTGG CTCTGGTGCCAGAACCCAGTGGAACTGAAGAGGCCGCCCCCTCTCGGCTTGCAGGTTTGGGGCTCCGGAGCCACAGGGAGCAACCCGGGCTGGAGGAGTCAGTGATGGCACCGGGGGGCCAGGCCGGAGACGGTGGCCGTGGCACCGGCCATGGCGACGTGACTGCGTCCTGGAGCCCCAAGGAAGCCGAGGCTTGGGAGGGCGAGGCCCGGCCGGGGGCGCCCCTGGGCCGCGCGGTGGGGGCGCGCAGAGGGCGGCCGCCCGCGCGGCGGCGGCAGCTGCGGGACCTGGCGGCCGAGAAGCCGCACAGCTGCGGCCAATGCGGCAAGCGCTTCCGCTGGGGCTCGGACCTGGCGCGCCACCAGCGCACACACACCGGCGAGAAGCCGCACAAATGCCAGGCGTGCGAGAAGAGCTTCCGCAGCTCGTCGGACCTGCTGCGCCACCAGGGCGTGCACACGGGCCAGAAGCCCTTCTCCTGCTCCCAGTGCGGCAAGAGCTTCAGCCGCAGCGCCTACCTGGCCGACCACCAGCGCATCCACACGGGGGAGAAGCCCTTCGGCTGCAGCGAGTGCGGCAAGAGCTTCTCACTGCGCTCCTACCTGCTGGACCACCGGCGCGTGCACACCGGTGAGCGGCCCTTCGGCTGCGGCGAGTGCGACAAGAGCTTCAAGCAGCGCGCCCACCTCATCGCCCACCAGAGCCTGCACGCCAAGATGGCCCAGCCTGTGGGTTGA